In a genomic window of uncultured Sphaerochaeta sp.:
- a CDS encoding S24 family peptidase, which yields MDIFAIYFNKLINLNNLLDILITKLGYKMVIMIDFWKRFDIQAKALSLSKKEVAALAGISYASFVNYATKDRIPKTEEAVKIAKAIGTSVEYLVSGDEALLEDEETKPCAVVSENPIYYASKGKPFYSANEEPTILVPIAPQRISAGPGEDFLTSPGENLGHVRILERMARGLDPKRLVAAIVKGDSMTGVQIFSGDVIIFAREYIDENGIYVISLHGEVKVKRLEFRTGEQMIFIHSENTRYSTEEIPMTNENLVILGKVVGWVHCHPY from the coding sequence ATGGATATTTTTGCAATATATTTTAATAAATTGATAAATTTAAATAACCTTTTGGATATACTCATTACAAAGCTGGGGTATAAGATGGTTATTATGATTGACTTTTGGAAAAGGTTTGATATTCAGGCAAAAGCTCTTTCGCTTTCTAAGAAGGAAGTCGCTGCTCTCGCAGGGATCAGTTATGCCAGCTTTGTGAACTATGCTACAAAAGACAGAATCCCAAAAACTGAAGAAGCAGTCAAAATCGCAAAAGCTATTGGCACTAGCGTTGAGTATCTCGTTTCTGGAGATGAGGCATTGCTTGAGGATGAAGAGACAAAACCCTGTGCTGTTGTTTCAGAAAATCCCATATACTATGCCAGCAAAGGAAAGCCTTTCTATTCAGCCAACGAGGAGCCGACGATCCTTGTTCCAATTGCTCCCCAGAGAATATCTGCAGGCCCTGGTGAAGATTTCCTGACTTCACCTGGAGAGAATCTCGGACATGTCAGGATCCTGGAGAGAATGGCCAGGGGATTAGATCCTAAAAGATTGGTGGCAGCCATTGTAAAGGGTGACTCCATGACCGGGGTGCAGATATTCTCCGGAGATGTGATCATCTTCGCCAGGGAATATATCGATGAGAATGGGATTTATGTGATCTCCCTTCACGGAGAGGTGAAGGTAAAGAGACTGGAGTTCCGTACCGGTGAGCAGATGATCTTCATCCATTCAGAGAACACCAGGTACTCTACAGAAGAGATCCCCATGACAAACGAGAATCTCGTCATCCTGGGGAAGGTTGTGGGATGGGTACATTGCCACCCATATTAG
- the mscL gene encoding large-conductance mechanosensitive channel protein MscL gives MSKMLGEFKKFITRGNVMDMAVGIIIGSAFTAIVNSLVKDVLMPFIGLILGGVSFVDLKIVIAEATEQTAEVAILYGSFIQKVIDFLIVAFVVFMIVRSINKLRDRMDAKKKAEEAAKAAATPPPAPVVPEDIVLLKEIRDLLKK, from the coding sequence ATGAGCAAAATGCTTGGCGAATTCAAGAAATTCATTACTCGGGGGAATGTCATGGATATGGCTGTCGGTATCATCATCGGCAGTGCATTCACCGCAATCGTCAACTCATTGGTCAAGGACGTCCTGATGCCGTTCATCGGCCTGATTCTTGGCGGTGTCAGCTTTGTCGATCTGAAGATTGTCATTGCTGAGGCTACCGAGCAGACTGCCGAGGTCGCAATCCTCTACGGCTCCTTCATCCAAAAAGTCATCGATTTCCTGATTGTTGCCTTCGTGGTCTTCATGATTGTGCGTTCCATCAACAAGCTGCGCGATCGCATGGATGCCAAGAAGAAGGCAGAGGAAGCGGCAAAGGCTGCAGCCACTCCGCCTCCTGCTCCTGTTGTTCCTGAGGATATCGTACTGCTCAAGGAGATTCGTGACCTGCTGAAGAAGTAA
- a CDS encoding ABC transporter substrate-binding protein, with product MKKRVALLFLIVLVVIAMTAIGCKKEEAPASTSGAVEAAPVAKKVDSPKIGFIGPMTGDYANYGVLSNNSAMLAIEQFNAKGGIGGSIPVTLVTEDSEGNVEKGLSSIEKLSSSDKIVGLIGPVFTGVSFAVGERVQNEGLVMISPSATHADITAIGDFVFRTVVSDGLQGEVAGRYFFEKLGYKTIGVLYAKNDYSQGLYEGMTASFEAAGGKVTIAEAFNVGDKDFKTQLTKIRTASPEAIYIPNYTAEMAQILEQASQLGMDIPFLSCDGFSNPEIYNLAGDFTDGVIYVGPAKVKESPAFSTFVSQYTTKYGVGPDSFATNAYDGTNILLAAMDKVYKATGKFDRKAIRDAVAATKDFPGVSGVVNFAENGDLVAYQGLYKVNKTTPEYLGTYTVVDGKLVQID from the coding sequence ATGAAAAAACGTGTTGCTCTCCTGTTCCTCATTGTACTGGTAGTAATTGCAATGACTGCAATAGGTTGTAAAAAAGAAGAAGCTCCAGCATCCACTTCCGGTGCTGTAGAGGCGGCTCCTGTCGCCAAGAAGGTTGACAGTCCCAAGATTGGTTTCATTGGTCCTATGACCGGTGACTACGCCAACTATGGTGTACTGAGCAACAACTCTGCCATGCTCGCCATCGAGCAGTTCAATGCCAAGGGTGGTATTGGCGGCAGCATCCCGGTAACCCTGGTCACCGAGGATTCCGAAGGTAACGTTGAGAAAGGCCTCTCCTCAATTGAGAAGCTCTCCTCTTCCGATAAGATTGTCGGCCTCATCGGTCCTGTATTCACCGGTGTAAGCTTTGCAGTCGGCGAGCGTGTCCAGAACGAGGGTCTTGTCATGATCAGCCCGTCTGCCACCCATGCTGATATCACCGCCATTGGTGACTTTGTATTCCGCACCGTTGTTTCCGACGGTCTGCAGGGTGAGGTTGCCGGTCGCTACTTCTTCGAGAAGCTCGGATACAAGACCATCGGCGTCCTGTATGCCAAGAACGACTACAGCCAGGGCCTCTATGAAGGCATGACCGCTTCTTTCGAAGCTGCAGGTGGAAAGGTAACCATCGCTGAGGCATTCAATGTCGGCGACAAGGACTTCAAGACCCAGCTGACCAAGATTCGTACCGCCAGCCCCGAGGCTATCTACATCCCCAACTACACCGCTGAGATGGCTCAGATCCTTGAGCAGGCTTCCCAGCTTGGCATGGACATTCCGTTCCTCTCCTGTGACGGTTTCTCCAACCCTGAGATCTACAATCTCGCTGGTGACTTCACCGACGGTGTGATCTACGTGGGACCTGCAAAGGTCAAGGAAAGCCCGGCTTTCAGCACCTTTGTTTCCCAGTACACCACCAAGTATGGTGTCGGACCGGACAGCTTCGCAACCAACGCCTATGATGGCACCAACATCCTGCTCGCAGCAATGGACAAGGTGTACAAGGCAACCGGCAAGTTCGACCGCAAGGCAATCCGTGATGCAGTTGCTGCAACCAAGGATTTCCCGGGCGTTTCCGGTGTGGTGAATTTCGCTGAGAACGGGGACCTGGTTGCCTATCAGGGACTCTACAAGGTCAACAAGACCACACCAGAATACTTGGGCACCTACACGGTCGTAGACGGCAAGCTCGTCCAGATCGACTAA
- a CDS encoding branched-chain amino acid ABC transporter permease, producing MGIAEFFQHLMNGLTLGGIYALIALGYTMVYGILKFINFAHGDVLMLGAYIGLFLFDWLRGDSPLGLWTLVAFFLAMIISMGLSAVIGMFIERVAYKPLRKATRLAPLLSAIGVSFILSNGAAWAFGTHSRKFNYPFDNSVIRLGGVVITPHQILILAVSLVMMIILKLFIDKTRMGKAMRATSLDQGTAMLMGINVNRVISMTFAIGSALAAVGGILIALDFKVYATMGTMMGLKAFVAAVVGGIGNISGAMFGGILLGLLETFGVAIFGIPTGLKDTIAFGVLILILLLKPEGLFGKVEKEKV from the coding sequence GTGGGAATTGCTGAATTCTTCCAACATTTGATGAATGGCCTGACACTCGGGGGCATCTATGCCCTCATTGCCTTGGGATATACCATGGTGTATGGCATTCTGAAATTTATCAACTTCGCCCATGGTGACGTGCTGATGCTAGGTGCCTATATCGGGCTGTTCCTGTTTGACTGGCTGCGCGGTGATTCGCCATTGGGCCTCTGGACCTTGGTTGCCTTCTTCCTGGCAATGATCATCAGCATGGGCCTCAGCGCCGTGATAGGTATGTTCATCGAGCGTGTGGCATACAAGCCGCTTCGCAAGGCGACCCGTCTGGCTCCGCTGCTCAGCGCCATCGGTGTGTCATTCATCCTTTCCAATGGGGCGGCGTGGGCCTTCGGCACCCACTCCAGAAAGTTCAACTATCCGTTTGACAACTCAGTCATTCGCTTGGGTGGAGTAGTCATCACCCCTCACCAGATTCTCATCCTTGCGGTTTCCTTGGTGATGATGATCATCCTCAAGCTCTTCATTGACAAGACGAGGATGGGCAAGGCCATGCGTGCAACCAGCCTTGACCAGGGAACAGCGATGCTGATGGGCATCAATGTGAATCGGGTCATCAGCATGACCTTTGCCATCGGAAGCGCCCTGGCAGCCGTCGGTGGCATCCTGATCGCCCTGGATTTCAAAGTCTACGCAACAATGGGTACCATGATGGGCCTGAAAGCCTTCGTGGCAGCGGTCGTCGGTGGTATCGGCAATATCAGCGGAGCCATGTTCGGTGGTATCCTGCTTGGTCTTTTGGAGACCTTCGGTGTTGCCATCTTCGGCATCCCAACCGGCCTGAAGGATACCATTGCCTTCGGCGTACTCATCCTGATCCTCCTGCTCAAGCCGGAAGGACTCTTCGGCAAGGTCGAAAAGGAGAAAGTCTAA
- a CDS encoding branched-chain amino acid ABC transporter permease encodes MFNFFLLILIYSGIYALMALGQNIITGYGGLLSLTQAGFFAIGSYATAILTTRFGWSFWATLPAALILSAFFGLLIGLPTLRLKGDYLAIATLGFGEIVRNVLNNWDSVTRGPMGIQRIPMPDLFGFTINPYKKYAFLVMVFVFVGIAYVIFQRLARSRMGRALSAVREDEIAAQSMGINITTYKVFAFILGASVAGLAGSLQAVFSLSVTPSTYTFMVSVMVLCMVVLGGMGNFKASILGAFIIQLISYFPQLTGLSSVIPPQFKQILFGLILVVMMIWRPQGLLGREETRYGKKVAKSSKGGAR; translated from the coding sequence ATGTTCAACTTCTTCCTGCTCATTCTGATTTATTCAGGCATCTATGCCCTGATGGCCCTCGGCCAGAATATCATCACCGGATACGGTGGCTTGCTCAGCCTGACCCAGGCAGGGTTCTTTGCCATCGGTTCGTATGCAACGGCAATCCTGACGACCCGCTTCGGCTGGTCCTTCTGGGCAACCTTGCCGGCAGCTCTTATTCTCAGTGCTTTCTTCGGTCTTCTGATCGGGCTCCCCACCCTTCGTCTGAAGGGTGACTACCTTGCCATCGCCACCCTCGGCTTCGGTGAGATCGTGCGCAACGTCCTCAACAACTGGGACTCTGTCACCAGAGGCCCCATGGGCATACAGCGCATCCCGATGCCGGACCTGTTCGGCTTCACCATCAATCCGTACAAGAAGTACGCATTCCTGGTCATGGTCTTCGTCTTTGTCGGCATAGCCTATGTGATCTTCCAACGTTTGGCACGCTCGCGCATGGGCAGGGCCCTGTCTGCTGTCCGTGAGGATGAGATCGCCGCCCAGTCGATGGGTATCAACATCACCACCTACAAGGTGTTTGCCTTCATCCTCGGTGCCTCGGTAGCCGGACTTGCAGGATCCCTGCAGGCTGTGTTCTCCCTCTCGGTGACCCCAAGTACCTACACCTTCATGGTCTCGGTCATGGTGTTGTGCATGGTTGTGCTTGGTGGCATGGGCAACTTCAAGGCATCCATCCTGGGCGCCTTCATCATCCAGCTGATCAGCTATTTCCCGCAGCTTACCGGCCTTTCCAGTGTCATTCCTCCCCAGTTCAAGCAGATACTCTTTGGCTTGATCCTGGTTGTCATGATGATCTGGCGTCCGCAGGGATTGCTGGGTAGGGAAGAGACCCGCTATGGAAAGAAAGTTGCGAAGAGCAGCAAGGGAGGTGCACGATGA
- a CDS encoding ABC transporter ATP-binding protein: protein MILLETEALTRAYGGVVAVNKVDFVVEKGLITGLIGPNGAGKTTLFNNMTGLDIPSSGKVFFNKKDITGVPAHSICRMGIARTFQNIRLFKELTVVENVMIGRHFKTGKSETKGRFLNAINSYVHMKQEEEQIYEKACDWLDFFGMGSMKNELAKNLPYGRQRELEIARALATDPKLLFLDEPAAGMNPQETDHLMATIRKIRDLDITVVLIEHDMKLVMNICDTITVLNYGQKLAQGTPREIKHNPSVIEAYLGKEEE from the coding sequence ATGATCCTCTTGGAAACCGAAGCACTGACCCGTGCCTATGGCGGTGTTGTTGCTGTCAATAAAGTCGATTTCGTTGTCGAGAAAGGTTTGATCACCGGTCTCATTGGTCCCAATGGGGCAGGCAAGACCACCCTGTTCAACAACATGACCGGTTTGGATATTCCCTCCTCTGGCAAGGTGTTCTTCAACAAGAAGGATATCACCGGGGTTCCTGCCCACTCCATCTGCAGAATGGGTATTGCCCGCACCTTCCAGAACATCCGTCTCTTCAAGGAGCTGACGGTAGTGGAGAATGTCATGATCGGGCGTCACTTCAAGACCGGGAAGAGTGAGACCAAGGGGCGCTTCCTCAATGCCATCAACAGCTATGTGCACATGAAGCAGGAGGAGGAGCAGATCTATGAGAAGGCCTGTGACTGGCTCGACTTCTTCGGCATGGGTTCCATGAAGAATGAGCTTGCAAAAAACCTTCCCTACGGACGGCAGCGCGAGCTGGAAATAGCCAGAGCCCTGGCCACCGACCCGAAGTTGCTCTTCCTCGATGAGCCGGCTGCAGGTATGAACCCGCAGGAAACCGACCATCTGATGGCCACCATCCGGAAGATCCGTGATCTGGATATCACCGTGGTTCTGATCGAGCACGACATGAAGCTGGTCATGAACATCTGTGATACGATCACCGTACTCAACTATGGTCAGAAGCTTGCCCAGGGAACTCCCCGGGAGATCAAGCACAATCCCAGTGTCATCGAAGCCTATCTGGGAAAGGAAGAAGAATGA
- a CDS encoding ABC transporter ATP-binding protein gives MKELLSIDDISVSYGNIKALQQVSMHVNEGDIVCLIGANGSGKSTLLKAIVGQEPLVTGSITFDGEEICRAKHDVVKGVKRPRILTTDLIAAKGIALVPEGRRVFADMTVEENLDMGAFLVRDEQLIADRKEAMYDFFPILGARRRQKTRSLSGGEQQMMSIARALMSGPRLILLDEPGLGLAPLVIADIFEKIDMINKQDKVTVFLVEQNARMALKASTEGYVMENGRIVLHDVSSSLLENEKVREAYLGE, from the coding sequence ATGAAAGAGTTGCTCAGCATTGATGATATCTCCGTTTCCTATGGAAACATCAAGGCCTTGCAGCAGGTGAGCATGCATGTCAATGAAGGCGACATCGTCTGCCTCATCGGTGCAAACGGGAGTGGAAAAAGCACGCTCCTGAAAGCTATTGTTGGACAGGAACCTCTGGTCACCGGTTCGATCACCTTCGATGGGGAAGAGATTTGCAGGGCGAAACATGATGTGGTCAAAGGGGTGAAACGGCCCCGCATCCTGACCACCGACCTTATTGCTGCAAAAGGCATTGCGCTTGTCCCGGAAGGGAGGAGGGTATTTGCCGACATGACCGTTGAGGAAAACCTTGACATGGGAGCTTTCCTGGTCCGTGATGAGCAGCTCATCGCCGACCGCAAGGAAGCCATGTACGATTTCTTTCCCATTCTCGGAGCGAGACGGCGGCAGAAAACCCGATCGCTCAGCGGGGGCGAGCAGCAGATGATGTCCATTGCACGTGCCCTGATGAGTGGCCCCAGGCTCATCCTCCTCGATGAACCGGGACTCGGCCTTGCCCCGCTGGTGATCGCAGACATCTTTGAAAAGATTGATATGATCAACAAGCAGGATAAGGTCACGGTCTTTCTGGTCGAACAGAATGCCCGAATGGCATTGAAGGCATCCACCGAGGGGTACGTCATGGAGAATGGAAGGATTGTCCTGCACGATGTGTCTTCCTCTCTCTTGGAGAACGAGAAAGTGCGTGAGGCCTATCTCGGGGAATAA
- a CDS encoding CBS domain-containing protein — protein MIIERRMTRNPVTATPDMSIAEASNLMKQEKVHRLPVLDREKHLVGIITEKDILYATPSPASSLSIHEMAYLLSKLTVKKLMSKNVVTITKDTTVEEAARMMVDQDLSSLPVLEGDKLIGIVTKSDMFKILLELFGARHFGVRVSFVVEDKPGTIAKISQALSEQGIDIITFGTFMGTDPTNAICTIKVQGAPISKVVEIIKPYVSQLLDVREV, from the coding sequence ATGATTATCGAACGAAGAATGACGCGTAATCCTGTTACAGCTACTCCTGACATGTCGATAGCAGAAGCTTCGAACTTGATGAAACAGGAGAAGGTGCACCGCCTTCCTGTGCTTGACAGGGAAAAGCATCTGGTGGGAATCATCACAGAGAAGGATATCCTGTATGCCACCCCATCCCCGGCCAGCAGCCTTTCCATCCATGAGATGGCCTATCTGCTCAGCAAGCTTACCGTCAAGAAGCTGATGAGCAAGAACGTGGTTACCATCACCAAGGATACCACGGTTGAGGAAGCGGCTCGCATGATGGTCGACCAGGATCTTTCGAGCCTTCCCGTTCTTGAGGGCGACAAGCTCATCGGCATCGTCACCAAGAGTGACATGTTCAAGATCCTCCTCGAGCTCTTCGGAGCACGGCACTTCGGAGTGCGTGTCTCCTTCGTGGTTGAGGACAAGCCGGGAACCATTGCAAAGATCAGTCAGGCTCTCAGCGAGCAAGGCATCGATATCATCACCTTCGGTACCTTCATGGGTACCGATCCCACGAATGCCATCTGTACGATCAAGGTACAGGGGGCTCCTATCAGCAAGGTTGTGGAGATCATCAAACCCTATGTCTCCCAGCTGCTCGATGTCAGGGAGGTCTGA
- a CDS encoding Smr/MutS family protein, producing MPKRAKKKEVRKEKAAGDSRLAVAPDAYLPFENIKEVKPTKVIPKAAPKPVVSQRKEPLVLGFDPKANFGDILTAWEATGELSGVTKRMKSHSKVKVEKSFAEILAEWEGEKAAKKEGKQDEQPIKKSQAYVPKKDFGSLLDQFEGNAPAKPKAKQAEKRTLPASPLTPSKQMEEALEEKEELDQGRDSSVSWSFSDTYRQWTEQRDESLAIEKARKEKREQTKVQSTIGELRALEPQATLDLHGLKVLEAEKATADFLRSSKAANLQKVAIITGKGLHNDKGYSLLKEAALSQIRLSSVVREAYTPKAMHGGSGVIWVILKSS from the coding sequence GTGCCCAAACGAGCCAAGAAGAAAGAAGTTCGAAAGGAAAAGGCGGCTGGAGACAGCCGCCTTGCAGTTGCTCCCGATGCATATCTCCCGTTTGAGAACATCAAAGAGGTGAAACCAACCAAGGTGATACCCAAGGCAGCACCAAAACCGGTTGTATCGCAGCGGAAGGAGCCCCTGGTGCTCGGCTTTGACCCGAAAGCAAACTTTGGCGATATCCTCACCGCTTGGGAAGCTACCGGAGAACTGAGCGGTGTCACCAAACGCATGAAAAGTCACAGCAAAGTGAAGGTGGAAAAATCTTTTGCCGAGATCCTTGCTGAGTGGGAAGGGGAGAAAGCTGCAAAGAAAGAGGGGAAGCAAGACGAGCAACCCATCAAGAAAAGCCAAGCCTACGTGCCAAAGAAAGATTTCGGGTCGTTGCTTGACCAGTTTGAGGGGAATGCGCCCGCTAAACCAAAAGCCAAGCAAGCCGAAAAGCGAACGCTTCCTGCCTCTCCGCTGACTCCGTCCAAACAGATGGAAGAGGCCTTGGAGGAGAAGGAGGAACTGGATCAGGGGCGAGACAGTTCGGTCTCCTGGTCGTTCTCAGACACCTACCGGCAATGGACGGAACAACGCGATGAGTCCTTGGCCATCGAGAAGGCCCGCAAAGAGAAGCGCGAGCAGACCAAGGTACAGAGTACGATCGGAGAATTGCGTGCGCTTGAGCCGCAGGCAACCTTGGACCTGCATGGGCTGAAAGTCCTGGAAGCGGAGAAGGCTACGGCAGATTTTCTGCGCTCTTCAAAGGCGGCGAACCTGCAGAAGGTAGCCATCATCACCGGAAAAGGACTGCACAATGACAAGGGTTACTCCCTGCTCAAGGAAGCAGCCCTCTCGCAGATACGGCTCAGCAGCGTAGTGCGCGAAGCATATACCCCCAAGGCCATGCATGGGGGTAGTGGTGTCATCTGGGTTATCCTGAAAAGTTCCTAG
- the infA gene encoding translation initiation factor IF-1, which translates to MAKEEAIEVEGVVREALPNTMFRVELQNQHVILAHLSGKMRKHYIRIVPGDTVRVALSPYDLTKGRIIYRER; encoded by the coding sequence GTGGCAAAAGAAGAAGCAATTGAAGTAGAGGGCGTCGTACGCGAGGCACTACCGAATACCATGTTCCGTGTGGAACTCCAGAACCAGCATGTCATTCTTGCCCATCTTTCGGGAAAAATGCGCAAACACTACATCAGGATTGTTCCTGGTGATACCGTGAGGGTTGCACTCTCCCCGTATGATCTGACCAAGGGTCGCATCATCTATCGCGAGCGCTAA
- a CDS encoding sodium-dependent transporter: MKENTARETLGSRLGFILLSAGCAIGLGNVWRFPFITGRYGGAAFVLIYILFLIILGLPVMVMELSIGRASKQNIGLAMTKLTPAKKPWQVYGKLAIVGNYVLMMFYTTITGWLLSYLVHMVKGDFSGLDASGVGSFFGGMLENPLSMTVWMLIAVVLGFLPVAKGLQSGVEKITKFMMIGLLALMIVLAFNSLLLKGGSEGLKFYLIPDFSRMAESGLFSAIYAAMGQAFFTLSLGIGSIAIFGSYIGKENRLTGEAVRIISLDTFVALCSGLIIFPAAFAFGIQPDAGPSLIFITLPNIFNQMAGGRFWGSLFFLFMSFAALSTLIAVFENIISFWIDTMGMSRKKAVLFNAIAIAILSIPCVLGFNLWSSFQPLGPGTGVLDLEDFVVSSTLLPLGSLIFTLYCTWKYGWGWDNFLSEADSGVGLKFPRALQFYFKFILPAIILGIFLKGYWDIFIA, encoded by the coding sequence ATGAAAGAAAACACAGCTCGTGAGACTCTGGGCAGCAGACTTGGGTTCATCCTCCTCTCTGCAGGATGTGCCATCGGATTGGGGAACGTCTGGAGATTCCCCTTCATCACAGGACGGTATGGAGGGGCGGCTTTCGTCCTGATCTACATACTCTTTTTGATCATTCTCGGTCTCCCGGTCATGGTAATGGAGTTATCCATCGGAAGGGCCAGCAAACAGAACATCGGCCTTGCGATGACAAAGCTGACCCCTGCCAAGAAACCTTGGCAGGTCTACGGCAAACTGGCCATCGTCGGCAACTATGTGCTGATGATGTTCTACACCACCATCACCGGCTGGTTGCTCTCCTATCTTGTACATATGGTCAAAGGTGACTTCAGCGGGCTTGATGCCTCGGGTGTCGGCTCATTCTTCGGGGGTATGCTTGAGAATCCCCTGTCCATGACCGTTTGGATGCTCATCGCCGTCGTGCTTGGCTTCCTCCCGGTGGCGAAAGGACTGCAAAGTGGTGTTGAGAAGATCACCAAGTTCATGATGATCGGCCTCTTGGCCCTCATGATCGTCCTGGCATTCAACAGCCTCCTGCTCAAGGGTGGTTCTGAAGGCCTGAAGTTCTACCTTATTCCCGATTTCTCCCGCATGGCCGAAAGCGGACTGTTCTCTGCCATCTATGCGGCGATGGGCCAGGCCTTCTTCACGTTGAGCCTTGGTATCGGAAGCATCGCAATTTTCGGCAGCTACATCGGCAAGGAGAACAGGCTCACCGGAGAAGCGGTACGCATCATCAGTCTCGATACCTTTGTTGCACTGTGCAGCGGCCTGATCATTTTCCCGGCGGCGTTTGCTTTCGGCATCCAGCCTGATGCCGGTCCATCCCTGATCTTCATCACCCTTCCCAACATCTTCAACCAGATGGCCGGCGGCCGCTTCTGGGGAAGCCTGTTCTTCCTCTTCATGAGCTTTGCCGCACTGAGCACCCTCATCGCCGTCTTCGAGAACATCATCAGCTTCTGGATCGACACCATGGGTATGAGCAGAAAGAAAGCAGTCCTGTTCAATGCAATCGCGATTGCAATCCTGAGCATTCCTTGTGTTTTGGGATTCAATCTCTGGTCGTCCTTCCAACCGCTTGGACCGGGAACAGGAGTACTCGATCTTGAGGACTTTGTGGTAAGTTCCACGCTGCTTCCTCTGGGTTCGTTGATTTTTACTCTCTACTGTACCTGGAAATATGGTTGGGGCTGGGATAATTTTCTCTCTGAAGCAGATAGCGGCGTAGGCTTGAAATTCCCGAGAGCACTGCAGTTTTACTTCAAGTTCATCCTGCCTGCCATCATCCTTGGGATCTTCCTCAAGGGCTATTGGGATATCTTCATTGCCTGA
- a CDS encoding glycine hydroxymethyltransferase — protein MANLRALQAYLANNTQVSEAMVAYTASLQQIADVDTQVAARIVNELADQRTHLKLIASENFSSINSQLAMGNLLTDKYSEGFAYHRFYAGCDNVDAIEALACDYACKLFGAEHAYVQPHSGADANLVAYWAILNARVQVPLLAELGVTNPSEMSREMWNQVREKLGNQRILGLDYYSGGHLTHGYRQNVSAQMFDAYSYSVDEKSGYLDYDEIERLANEIRPLILLAGYSAYPRKIDFKRMADIAHSVGAVFMVDMAHFAGLVAGKVFCDEYNPVLWADVVTTTTHKTLRGPRGGMVLCKQEFAESVDKGCPLVIGGPLPHVMAAKAIAFKEALDPSFAEYAQRIVKNSAALAKACIAEGITVATGGTDNHLMLLDVRSFGLNGRQAESALRECGVTLNRNALPFDPNGPWYTSGLRIGTPAVTTLGMGEEQMAEIASIIAMVLKHTKPLVLTKGEKAGQLSKAKAVTDPAVMQEAQNRVLSLLDRFKLYPELDLAFLSKYFPLDNSAR, from the coding sequence ATGGCCAATTTGAGAGCATTGCAGGCGTACTTGGCAAACAATACGCAGGTTAGTGAGGCTATGGTCGCCTATACGGCGTCCCTTCAGCAAATCGCAGATGTCGACACGCAGGTTGCCGCCCGCATCGTCAATGAGCTGGCAGATCAGAGAACCCACCTGAAATTGATTGCCAGTGAGAACTTCTCCTCGATCAACAGCCAGCTGGCCATGGGGAATCTTTTGACTGACAAGTACAGCGAGGGGTTTGCCTATCACCGCTTTTATGCAGGATGCGACAACGTTGATGCCATCGAGGCTCTTGCCTGCGACTATGCCTGCAAGCTGTTCGGAGCAGAACACGCGTATGTACAACCGCATAGCGGAGCTGATGCCAATCTTGTCGCATACTGGGCCATTCTCAATGCCCGCGTGCAGGTGCCCTTGCTCGCTGAGCTCGGAGTAACCAATCCTAGTGAAATGAGTCGGGAAATGTGGAACCAGGTTCGTGAGAAACTGGGCAACCAAAGAATCCTCGGCCTCGATTACTACTCAGGCGGACATTTGACCCATGGTTACCGCCAGAACGTCTCTGCACAGATGTTTGATGCATACTCCTACTCGGTTGATGAGAAGAGTGGGTATCTGGATTATGATGAGATTGAAAGGCTGGCAAATGAGATTCGTCCTTTGATCCTCCTGGCCGGTTACAGTGCCTATCCGCGCAAGATCGATTTCAAGCGCATGGCCGATATTGCCCATAGTGTGGGTGCAGTGTTCATGGTGGACATGGCCCACTTTGCCGGCCTCGTGGCTGGCAAGGTTTTCTGTGATGAGTACAATCCTGTCCTGTGGGCGGATGTGGTCACCACCACCACCCACAAGACGCTGCGTGGTCCTCGTGGTGGCATGGTCCTGTGCAAACAGGAGTTTGCCGAGAGTGTCGACAAGGGCTGCCCCCTGGTCATCGGAGGTCCGCTCCCCCATGTGATGGCTGCCAAGGCCATTGCCTTCAAGGAAGCTCTCGATCCTTCCTTTGCCGAGTATGCACAGCGCATCGTGAAGAACTCCGCCGCATTGGCAAAAGCCTGCATTGCAGAAGGCATCACCGTTGCGACCGGCGGTACCGACAACCATCTGATGCTCTTGGATGTTCGTTCCTTCGGCCTGAACGGCCGTCAGGCAGAGAGTGCACTTCGTGAGTGTGGTGTGACGCTGAACAGGAATGCACTTCCCTTTGATCCCAATGGCCCCTGGTACACCAGCGGATTGCGCATCGGGACTCCCGCAGTAACCACGCTGGGTATGGGAGAAGAGCAGATGGCAGAGATTGCCTCGATCATAGCCATGGTTCTCAAGCATACCAAGCCTTTGGTTTTGACGAAGGGAGAGAAAGCAGGCCAGCTCAGCAAGGCGAAGGCAGTTACGGATCCGGCGGTGATGCAGGAAGCACAAAACCGCGTTCTTTCGTTGCTTGATCGGTTCAAGCTCTACCCAGAGTTGGATTTAGCGTTCCTAAGCAAGTACTTTCCCCTCGACAACAGTGCAAGGTGA